A window of the Bacillus andreraoultii genome harbors these coding sequences:
- the murG gene encoding undecaprenyldiphospho-muramoylpentapeptide beta-N-acetylglucosaminyltransferase: MRIVISGGGTGGHIYPAIAFIKNVMAKDPTTEVLYIGTENGLESNIVPRNHIPFETIEITGFKRKLSFDNVKTIIRFLKGVSRSKKILKKFNPDIVIGTGGYVCGPVVYAAHQLKIPSIIHEQNSIPGLTNKFLSKYVTKIAISFEEAKEYFPKEKVVMTGNPRATEVLGNDGIKGKQSVGLSLTKKTVLIFGGSRGARPINEAVLSILDDFANRDYQILYITGEVHFEAVKKEVERAGNPNNVVIVPFLHNMPEVLAGVDLIVSRAGATSIAEFTSLGIPSILIPSPYVTNNHQEKNARSLERNEAAIVILEKDLVGGKLLHAIDEILFDQNKLQTMHLNAKKIGIQNASDRLYQLCLDAIKNKK; this comes from the coding sequence ATGAGAATCGTAATTAGTGGTGGGGGAACTGGAGGACATATTTATCCAGCAATTGCTTTTATTAAAAATGTGATGGCTAAAGATCCAACAACAGAAGTTTTATATATTGGAACAGAAAATGGGTTAGAAAGTAATATTGTACCGCGAAATCATATTCCATTTGAAACGATTGAGATAACTGGCTTTAAGCGAAAACTATCTTTTGATAATGTTAAAACGATAATTCGGTTTTTGAAGGGTGTGAGTAGGAGTAAAAAAATATTGAAAAAGTTTAACCCTGATATTGTTATAGGAACGGGTGGATATGTTTGTGGCCCAGTTGTTTATGCAGCACACCAACTAAAAATACCAAGTATTATCCATGAACAAAATAGTATTCCAGGACTCACAAATAAATTTTTAAGTAAGTATGTTACTAAAATTGCTATTTCGTTTGAGGAAGCAAAGGAGTACTTTCCAAAAGAAAAAGTCGTTATGACGGGCAATCCTAGAGCAACAGAAGTTTTAGGAAATGATGGAATAAAAGGAAAACAATCGGTTGGGTTATCTTTGACAAAAAAGACAGTGTTAATATTTGGGGGATCTAGAGGAGCTAGACCAATCAATGAAGCAGTATTGTCTATATTAGATGATTTTGCTAACCGTGATTATCAAATTCTCTATATTACTGGGGAAGTTCACTTTGAAGCAGTAAAAAAAGAAGTAGAACGTGCTGGCAATCCTAATAATGTCGTAATCGTTCCCTTTTTACATAATATGCCTGAAGTTCTTGCAGGTGTTGACCTCATTGTATCTCGTGCAGGGGCAACATCGATTGCGGAATTTACTAGCCTTGGGATTCCAAGCATATTAATTCCGAGCCCATATGTAACGAATAACCATCAAGAAAAAAATGCTAGAAGTTTAGAACGTAATGAAGCAGCAATCGTTATTCTAGAAAAGGATTTAGTTGGTGGAAAATTATTACATGCTATTGATGAGATATTATTTGACCAAAACAAATTACAAACGATGCATTTAAATGCAAAAAAAATAGGAATACAGAATGCGAGCGACCGGCTTTATCAATTATGTCTAGATGCAATAAAAAATAAAAAATAA
- a CDS encoding cell division protein FtsQ/DivIB has protein sequence MPNKVVSLEDRLPKLKEQRKKRANRRLIILLFLFFLFVSGFIYVQSPYSRVGEINVKGNKFLTSEKIRKESGLTEKTIVLNIRKSEIEKRLLQLPEVKKAIIQISFPNQINIEVKEYNQLAYKFTDGRAKLILENGHTSNSQSTEPAPFLKKFDEKQPLNMIVKQLKAMPIEIRQSISEIVLSPKKTDPYSIVAYMNDGNEVRATIRTFAQKMVYYPELVKQLDPNEKGVIDLEVGFFFKSYQSLEAKKKGSSKEKQIKETTSGREEEDEN, from the coding sequence GTGCCAAATAAAGTTGTATCTTTGGAAGACCGATTGCCAAAATTAAAAGAGCAAAGGAAAAAAAGAGCAAACCGAAGATTAATTATTTTATTATTTCTCTTTTTCCTATTTGTTAGTGGGTTTATTTATGTGCAATCACCGTACAGTAGAGTGGGAGAAATAAATGTTAAGGGCAATAAGTTTTTAACTAGTGAAAAAATAAGGAAAGAAAGTGGATTAACAGAAAAGACAATCGTGTTAAATATTCGTAAATCGGAAATTGAAAAGCGACTTTTACAATTACCTGAAGTAAAAAAAGCAATTATACAAATCAGTTTTCCAAATCAAATTAATATTGAAGTTAAAGAATATAACCAGTTAGCTTATAAATTTACGGATGGAAGAGCAAAACTAATTTTAGAAAATGGTCACACTTCCAACAGTCAATCGACTGAACCCGCACCGTTTTTGAAAAAATTCGATGAAAAGCAGCCTCTAAATATGATTGTAAAACAATTAAAAGCAATGCCGATAGAAATTAGACAATCCATTTCAGAAATTGTCTTATCGCCAAAAAAGACGGATCCTTATAGTATTGTTGCCTACATGAATGATGGAAACGAGGTACGTGCTACAATTAGGACTTTTGCTCAAAAAATGGTTTATTATCCGGAATTAGTTAAACAATTAGATCCAAATGAGAAGGGGGTAATTGATTTAGAAGTAGGTTTCTTTTTTAAGTCTTATCAATCATTAGAGGCCAAGAAGAAAGGCTCTAGTAAAGAGAAACAGATTAAAGAAACAACGAGTGGAAGAGAGGAAGAAGATGAAAATTAA
- the spoVE gene encoding stage V sporulation protein E, producing the protein MPVKKTTPDFILVIVILSLLSLGLIMVYSASAVWADYRFDDSFFFAKRQLLFAVIGLIAMFFIMNIDYWTWRNWSKVLLIVCFILLIAVLIPGIGNVRNGSRSWIGVGAFSVQPSEFMKLAMIIFLAKFLSENQKNITSFKKGLVPRLGLVFTAFGLIMLQPDLGTGTVMVGTCIIMIFVSGARIAHFVGLGLVGLAGFVGLIAAAPYRIDRITAFLDPWQDPLGTGFQTIQSLYAIGPGGLFGLGLGQSRQKFFYLPEPQTDFIYAILAEELGFIGGSFVLLLFSLLLWRGIRIALNAPDLYGSFLAVGIISMVAIQVMINIGVVINLIPVTGITLPFFSYGGSSLTLMLMAVGVLLNISRYSRI; encoded by the coding sequence TTGCCAGTGAAAAAAACAACTCCTGACTTCATATTAGTCATTGTGATTTTATCCCTATTATCACTAGGCTTAATCATGGTATATAGTGCAAGCGCAGTGTGGGCTGATTATCGCTTTGACGACTCATTCTTTTTTGCAAAACGACAATTACTTTTTGCTGTTATTGGACTTATTGCCATGTTTTTTATCATGAATATTGATTATTGGACTTGGCGTAATTGGTCTAAAGTATTGCTTATTGTTTGTTTTATCTTGTTAATTGCGGTTTTAATTCCAGGCATTGGAAATGTTCGAAATGGTTCCCGTAGTTGGATTGGAGTTGGAGCATTTTCCGTACAGCCATCGGAGTTTATGAAGTTAGCAATGATTATTTTTTTAGCAAAATTTTTATCTGAAAATCAAAAGAACATAACTTCATTTAAAAAAGGTCTAGTACCTAGGCTCGGCTTAGTGTTTACAGCGTTCGGTTTAATTATGCTTCAACCGGACCTAGGTACTGGAACAGTTATGGTTGGTACGTGCATCATTATGATTTTTGTTAGTGGGGCGCGGATTGCTCATTTTGTTGGTCTTGGACTAGTAGGATTAGCTGGATTTGTTGGATTGATTGCAGCAGCCCCATACCGTATCGATCGAATAACTGCCTTTCTTGACCCGTGGCAAGATCCATTAGGGACAGGCTTTCAAACGATTCAATCGCTATATGCAATTGGACCAGGTGGTTTATTTGGACTCGGTCTAGGACAAAGTAGGCAAAAGTTTTTTTACTTACCGGAACCACAAACAGATTTTATTTATGCAATCTTAGCTGAAGAATTAGGTTTCATTGGTGGCTCGTTTGTTTTACTCCTATTTTCATTGTTACTATGGCGGGGGATACGTATAGCATTAAATGCACCTGATTTATATGGTAGTTTTTTAGCCGTAGGAATTATCTCGATGGTTGCAATCCAAGTTATGATTAATATCGGTGTCGTTATTAACTTAATACCTGTAACTGGAATCACCCTTCCATTTTTTAGTTATGGAGGTTCTTCACTTACACTCATGCTAATGGCTGTAGGTGTTTTATTAAATATAAGTAGGTATAGCCGAATTTAA
- the mraY gene encoding phospho-N-acetylmuramoyl-pentapeptide-transferase, with translation MLEQVILYTIILAFLITVFLSPLFIPLLRRLKFGQSIREEGPKSHQKKSGTPTMGGIMILLSIIVTTIFMTNQFSNMTVETYLLLLVTLGFGILGFLDDFIKVVMKRNLGLTSKQKLIGQLVVAAIFYFIYHSFGFSTTVTIPIINYSFDLGIFYFLFVVFWLVGFSNAVNLTDGLDGLLSGTAAIAFGAYAVLAWNQDQFDIAIFSVAVAGSVLGFLVFNAHPAKVFMGDTGSLALGGAVATISILTNLEFLLVIIGGIFVIETLSVIIQVISFKTTGKRIFRMSPLHHHYELSGWSEWRVVVTFWTVGLLFAALGIYIEVWL, from the coding sequence TTGTTAGAACAAGTTATACTATATACAATTATTTTAGCTTTTTTAATTACTGTCTTCCTTTCCCCTTTGTTTATACCATTGTTGAGAAGATTGAAGTTCGGACAAAGCATTAGGGAGGAAGGCCCGAAATCGCATCAAAAAAAATCGGGTACCCCTACAATGGGCGGAATTATGATATTGTTGTCAATTATTGTGACAACAATATTTATGACAAATCAATTTTCAAATATGACCGTTGAAACGTATCTTTTATTACTCGTCACTCTTGGTTTCGGTATCCTTGGTTTTTTAGATGACTTTATTAAAGTTGTAATGAAAAGGAATTTAGGTTTAACATCAAAACAAAAATTAATTGGTCAACTTGTTGTTGCAGCGATATTTTATTTTATTTACCATTCATTCGGATTTTCGACAACGGTAACCATTCCGATTATTAACTATTCTTTTGATTTGGGTATTTTTTACTTTCTATTCGTTGTTTTCTGGTTAGTAGGATTTTCAAATGCAGTGAACTTAACGGACGGTTTAGACGGTCTTTTATCTGGAACGGCAGCAATTGCTTTTGGAGCATATGCAGTCCTAGCTTGGAATCAAGACCAATTTGATATCGCTATTTTTAGCGTTGCCGTTGCAGGTAGTGTGTTAGGATTTCTTGTTTTTAACGCGCATCCAGCGAAAGTGTTCATGGGGGATACAGGTTCACTCGCTTTAGGTGGTGCAGTTGCTACTATTTCAATATTAACGAATTTAGAATTCCTTCTCGTAATCATTGGTGGAATTTTTGTTATTGAAACTTTGTCTGTCATCATCCAAGTGATTTCCTTCAAAACTACAGGAAAGAGGATATTTCGGATGAGTCCTCTTCACCATCATTATGAGTTGTCAGGTTGGAGTGAATGGCGTGTAGTCGTCACTTTTTGGACTGTTGGATTATTGTTTGCAGCATTAGGAATTTATATTGAGGTGTGGTTATAA
- a CDS encoding UDP-N-acetylmuramoyl-L-alanyl-D-glutamate--2,6-diaminopimelate ligase produces the protein MKLQTLLIHLPFAKQVNCEDNPEIKAIEQDTRKVKEGTLFICIEGAQFDGHKFAKEAESKGAVAILSNREVDVNIPNIIVPDTHRAMAIVADAFYRQPTHNLFLVGVTGTNGKTSVTHMVDHIFRSTNKKTGLIGTLYTKIGEKIFETKNTTPDSLTLQKTFREMSDEHVEVVSMEVSSHALAQGRVWGSDFDVAVFTNLTQDHLDYHKTMEEYKKAKGLLFSQLGNTYRSDRPKFAVLNVDDAATEEYKRVTSAHIITYGINGECDVRAKNLKFTSTGTSFQLETPVGNKQMSIRLVGTFNVYNVLAAISVGIVADISLDQIIDSLSSFQGVPGRFELVSVGQQFPVIVDYAHTPDSLENVLKTVRSLSPKRIFVVVGCGGDRDHGKRPLMAQIACKYATNPIFTSDNPRSEDPLAILKDMEAGVQGQTYQVIPDRRQAIHTAIHAANNGDVVLIAGKGHETYQIVGDKILDFDDRLVAKDALNDKQMTVKKMQKELD, from the coding sequence ATGAAACTTCAAACATTATTAATTCACTTACCTTTTGCCAAACAAGTGAATTGTGAAGATAATCCGGAAATTAAGGCAATCGAACAAGATACAAGAAAAGTAAAAGAAGGGACATTATTTATTTGTATAGAGGGTGCACAATTTGATGGACATAAGTTTGCAAAAGAGGCAGAATCTAAAGGTGCGGTTGCAATCTTGTCGAATCGAGAAGTAGATGTGAATATACCAAATATTATCGTACCTGATACTCATAGGGCGATGGCCATCGTTGCTGATGCTTTTTATCGTCAGCCTACGCATAATTTATTTTTAGTTGGGGTTACTGGTACGAATGGAAAAACTTCTGTAACTCATATGGTAGATCATATTTTTCGTTCTACTAATAAAAAAACTGGTTTAATTGGAACCTTATATACAAAAATTGGTGAGAAAATATTTGAAACAAAAAATACGACACCTGATAGTTTAACTTTGCAAAAAACATTCCGTGAAATGTCAGATGAACATGTCGAGGTAGTTAGTATGGAAGTATCTTCACATGCCCTCGCTCAAGGCCGCGTTTGGGGAAGTGATTTTGATGTTGCAGTATTTACTAATTTGACACAAGATCATTTAGATTATCATAAAACAATGGAAGAATATAAAAAAGCAAAAGGACTGTTATTTTCACAACTAGGTAATACATATCGAAGTGACAGGCCAAAATTTGCTGTTTTAAATGTAGATGATGCGGCAACTGAAGAATACAAGCGAGTTACCTCAGCTCATATTATTACATATGGAATAAATGGAGAGTGTGATGTACGAGCTAAAAATTTAAAATTCACAAGTACTGGTACATCATTTCAACTTGAGACACCTGTAGGAAATAAACAAATGTCTATTCGTTTGGTCGGTACATTTAATGTATATAATGTATTAGCTGCGATTTCTGTAGGAATTGTTGCGGATATTTCTCTAGATCAAATTATTGATAGCTTATCATCTTTCCAAGGTGTTCCAGGACGTTTTGAACTTGTTTCAGTAGGGCAACAATTTCCTGTCATTGTTGATTATGCACATACACCAGATAGTTTGGAAAATGTATTAAAGACGGTTCGTTCATTATCTCCAAAGAGAATATTTGTTGTTGTTGGTTGTGGTGGAGACCGGGATCATGGAAAACGACCACTAATGGCACAAATTGCTTGTAAATACGCGACAAATCCTATTTTTACTTCAGATAATCCAAGGTCAGAGGATCCGCTTGCTATCTTAAAGGATATGGAAGCAGGCGTTCAAGGGCAAACATATCAAGTTATCCCAGATCGGCGTCAAGCAATTCACACCGCCATTCATGCTGCTAATAACGGAGATGTTGTTTTAATTGCTGGTAAAGGACATGAAACATACCAAATTGTAGGAGATAAAATCCTTGATTTTGATGATCGACTAGTTGCAAAAGACGCCCTTAATGATAAGCAAATGACTGTAAAGAAAATGCAAAAGGAACTTGACTAG
- the ftsA gene encoding cell division protein FtsA, with translation MNSNDIYVSIDIGTSTVKVIIGEMVNNSLNIIGVGHVKSEGLKKGSIVDIDQTVQSIRRAIEQAERMVGMEIRQVIVGIPAHHVDLLDCHGVIAVNGENREITDEDVARVVDAAQVMSIPPDREIINIVKKQFIVDTQDEINDPRGMIGVRLEMEGLLVTGSKTLLLNILRCVEKAGLEIVDIVLQPLAAGEIALSKDERNLGSALIDIGGGSTTITLFEDGYIKGTSLLPVGGDHITKDISIVLRTSTEDAEKIKLKYGHAFYEMATTDEVFEIPVIGTNQKQECNQLELAEIIEARVAEMFDLIQGELRRMGVDYLPGGFVLTGGVANMQGLAELAQAIFQNRVRIAIPDYIGVREPQYTTAVGTIKYFYKNARLQGRLQDTAALPIEQKEKRTVKQQPQKTKNIDSQEEKITSKMRRFLGSFFE, from the coding sequence ATGAACAGCAATGATATTTATGTGAGTATAGACATCGGTACATCCACGGTAAAAGTGATTATTGGTGAGATGGTTAATAATTCTTTAAATATTATCGGTGTTGGACATGTTAAATCTGAAGGATTAAAAAAAGGCTCAATTGTCGATATTGACCAAACGGTACAATCTATTCGGCGGGCAATTGAACAAGCAGAGCGTATGGTCGGCATGGAGATTAGGCAAGTTATCGTTGGAATTCCAGCACATCATGTTGATTTATTGGACTGTCATGGTGTCATTGCCGTTAATGGTGAAAATAGAGAGATTACTGATGAAGATGTGGCAAGAGTAGTCGATGCAGCTCAAGTCATGTCCATTCCGCCAGATCGAGAAATCATTAATATCGTAAAAAAACAGTTTATTGTAGATACACAAGATGAAATTAATGATCCACGTGGTATGATTGGCGTCCGCTTAGAAATGGAAGGGTTACTTGTAACAGGTTCGAAAACACTTTTATTAAATATCCTCCGTTGTGTGGAGAAAGCGGGACTAGAAATTGTTGATATTGTCCTTCAACCACTTGCAGCTGGCGAAATTGCTTTATCTAAAGATGAAAGAAATTTAGGTTCCGCACTAATCGATATTGGTGGTGGATCCACAACAATAACATTGTTTGAAGATGGATATATAAAGGGAACAAGTCTTCTTCCAGTTGGTGGGGATCATATTACAAAAGATATTTCGATTGTACTAAGAACATCAACAGAAGATGCTGAAAAAATCAAGTTAAAATATGGACATGCTTTTTACGAAATGGCTACTACTGATGAAGTATTTGAAATACCTGTTATTGGAACAAATCAAAAACAGGAATGTAATCAGTTGGAACTGGCTGAGATTATTGAGGCGAGAGTAGCTGAAATGTTCGATTTAATTCAAGGAGAATTAAGAAGAATGGGAGTAGATTACCTACCTGGTGGATTTGTATTAACAGGTGGGGTCGCCAATATGCAAGGATTGGCAGAACTTGCACAAGCAATTTTCCAAAATCGAGTTCGGATTGCAATTCCTGACTATATTGGGGTACGGGAACCACAATATACGACAGCTGTTGGTACAATTAAATATTTTTACAAGAATGCAAGATTGCAAGGAAGACTACAAGATACCGCCGCTCTGCCAATTGAACAGAAGGAAAAAAGAACGGTAAAACAACAACCACAAAAAACAAAAAATATAGATAGTCAAGAAGAAAAAATTACAAGTAAAATGAGACGATTTCTAGGTTCTTTTTTTGAATAA
- a CDS encoding DUF881 domain-containing protein, translating to MIKKNKLSLFLISVLVGFMVVIQFNITKQDKHVEKDKGDLWGLRENYLAEKELEANLLREIRTADEKIAQYETERHNSSGQVLQKTLSELEVEAGLKETIGPGIVLSISPAYEFIVPGQNDAYLSPDVLRKLINELNMYGAKAISIANKRVITTTTIRNIQGETKVDGYPLKKFPIEVKVITNDEATANKLYNRMQVSTIPDEFFIDNLTVSISKPKDHVTISAYENSIVVNEMETVKEEGKK from the coding sequence GTGATTAAGAAAAATAAGTTGAGTTTATTTCTTATTTCTGTGTTGGTAGGTTTTATGGTAGTCATCCAATTTAACATAACAAAACAAGATAAACATGTTGAAAAAGATAAAGGTGATTTATGGGGGCTTCGTGAAAATTATCTAGCTGAAAAGGAGCTGGAAGCAAACTTACTTCGTGAAATACGAACAGCTGATGAAAAGATTGCTCAATACGAAACAGAAAGGCATAATAGTAGTGGACAAGTTTTACAAAAAACATTAAGTGAACTAGAGGTTGAAGCAGGATTAAAAGAAACAATTGGTCCGGGAATTGTGCTATCTATATCACCAGCTTATGAATTCATTGTTCCAGGACAAAACGATGCATACTTATCACCTGACGTGCTAAGAAAATTAATTAATGAGTTAAACATGTATGGTGCGAAAGCAATCTCCATCGCAAATAAGCGAGTTATTACAACAACAACTATCCGTAATATTCAAGGTGAAACAAAGGTTGATGGTTATCCTCTCAAAAAGTTTCCCATTGAGGTAAAGGTAATTACAAATGATGAAGCAACTGCAAATAAATTGTATAATCGAATGCAAGTATCAACAATTCCTGATGAATTTTTTATTGACAATTTGACTGTATCGATATCAAAACCAAAAGATCATGTTACTATTTCTGCGTACGAAAATAGCATAGTAGTTAACGAAATGGAAACTGTGAAAGAAGAAGGAAAAAAATAA
- a CDS encoding DUF881 domain-containing protein, producing MKINRVTLSLITLILGFMVSYSYQLTKKQANEFKMTDHEWERTVQLREDLVKLEEKNNSLQKDLNDKQEELIKIEDELAENEKNLAFSAKETEKLRMVLGKVKVRGEGIIVTLDDNTYQPETGNVNNFIVHEHHVLKTVNELYISGAEAVAINGKRLKSNSYIVCNGPVITVDGEQFPAPFTISAIGNKETLEKALTMKGGIRDQLVNDNIVFKIEKSNGIIMDSIL from the coding sequence ATGAAAATTAATCGAGTTACTCTTTCCCTTATCACGTTAATTTTAGGATTTATGGTTAGCTATTCTTACCAACTTACAAAAAAGCAAGCAAATGAATTTAAAATGACTGATCATGAGTGGGAACGTACCGTACAACTTCGAGAGGATTTAGTAAAGTTAGAGGAAAAGAACAATTCACTTCAAAAAGATTTGAATGATAAACAAGAAGAGCTGATTAAAATTGAAGATGAATTAGCCGAAAACGAGAAGAATTTAGCTTTTTCTGCAAAAGAAACTGAAAAACTTCGAATGGTACTGGGTAAAGTTAAAGTACGTGGTGAAGGAATTATTGTAACTTTAGACGATAATACATACCAACCTGAAACAGGAAATGTGAATAACTTTATCGTTCATGAGCATCATGTGTTAAAAACAGTAAATGAACTTTATATTTCTGGAGCAGAAGCTGTTGCTATAAATGGAAAACGACTAAAAAGCAATTCCTACATCGTTTGTAACGGTCCTGTTATTACAGTTGATGGAGAGCAGTTTCCTGCCCCTTTTACAATCAGTGCAATTGGAAATAAAGAAACATTAGAAAAAGCCTTAACTATGAAAGGTGGAATACGTGACCAATTAGTAAATGATAATATAGTATTTAAGATAGAAAAATCAAATGGGATTATTATGGATTCAATACTATAG
- a CDS encoding small basic family protein, with translation MWIPALGLIIGITLGLLTDIDIPVEYHNYLSIAVLAAFDTLIGGIRAQLQNLFDEKIFVSGFFFNIILAASLAFLGVHLGVDLYLAAVFAFGVRLFQNIAVIRRILLTKFGQIRKNEKENKN, from the coding sequence ATGTGGATTCCCGCTTTAGGATTAATAATTGGAATAACATTAGGTTTGTTAACAGATATAGATATACCTGTTGAATATCATAACTATTTATCTATTGCAGTCTTAGCTGCTTTCGACACTTTAATTGGGGGAATAAGAGCCCAATTGCAAAACTTATTTGATGAAAAGATTTTTGTGTCGGGGTTCTTTTTTAATATAATTTTAGCTGCAAGTTTAGCTTTCCTCGGCGTCCATCTTGGTGTAGACTTGTATTTAGCAGCAGTTTTTGCTTTTGGTGTAAGATTATTCCAAAATATAGCTGTAATTAGAAGAATCTTATTAACCAAGTTTGGGCAAATAAGAAAAAATGAAAAAGAAAATAAAAATTAA
- the murD gene encoding UDP-N-acetylmuramoyl-L-alanine--D-glutamate ligase gives MKKIAEYKNKKVLVLGLAKSGVSAASLLHELGAIVTVNDQKPFSENPEAQDLLEKGIKVICGEHPQDLLDEGFELVVKNPGIPYSNELIKDAIKQNIPVITEVELAYQISEASFIGITGTNGKTTTTTLIYELLNVGDKHPLIAGNIGTVASDVAKEATKDNIIVTELSSFQLMGTLHFRPRIAVVTNLYEAHLDFHGTRKDYINAKKNILINQTEEDYAILNYDQEDCRKFALETKATIIPFSKEKYLEDGASLKNGFIYFCGEKIMEYKQVVLPGKHNLENILASVASAKLSGVDNESIAKVLTTFHGVEHRLQFIKELNGRLFYNDSKATNILATKSALSAFDQPVILLAGGLDRGNGFDELIPSLKNVKALIAFGQTKEKLAKMAKSARLENIFIVDNVKEAVPLSYSLSEEGDVILLSPACASWDQYKSFEVRGDIFTSAVHKLE, from the coding sequence TTGAAAAAGATAGCAGAGTATAAAAATAAAAAAGTTTTAGTCCTAGGATTAGCGAAAAGTGGTGTTAGTGCTGCTTCTCTTTTACACGAACTTGGTGCAATTGTTACTGTTAATGATCAAAAGCCATTCTCTGAAAACCCTGAAGCTCAAGATCTATTGGAAAAAGGGATAAAAGTTATTTGTGGAGAACATCCGCAAGATCTTTTGGATGAAGGATTTGAACTTGTCGTAAAAAACCCTGGAATTCCGTATTCCAATGAGTTAATTAAAGATGCTATTAAGCAAAATATTCCGGTTATTACCGAAGTCGAGTTAGCTTATCAAATATCGGAAGCAAGTTTTATCGGGATAACAGGTACAAATGGAAAAACAACAACTACGACACTAATATACGAACTGTTAAATGTAGGAGATAAACATCCACTGATTGCGGGAAATATTGGAACGGTTGCTTCTGATGTTGCAAAAGAGGCTACAAAGGATAATATTATTGTAACAGAATTATCTTCATTTCAATTAATGGGGACACTTCACTTTCGTCCGAGAATTGCCGTTGTTACAAATTTGTATGAGGCTCATCTTGATTTTCATGGAACTCGTAAAGATTATATAAATGCAAAAAAAAATATATTAATAAACCAAACAGAAGAAGATTATGCCATTCTTAATTACGATCAAGAAGATTGTAGAAAATTTGCCTTAGAAACAAAAGCAACGATTATTCCGTTTTCTAAAGAAAAGTACTTAGAAGACGGCGCATCATTAAAAAATGGTTTTATCTATTTTTGTGGTGAAAAAATCATGGAATATAAACAAGTAGTATTGCCAGGAAAACATAATTTAGAAAATATATTGGCAAGTGTTGCAAGTGCAAAATTATCTGGTGTTGATAATGAAAGTATTGCTAAGGTGTTAACTACATTCCATGGTGTCGAACACCGTTTACAGTTCATTAAAGAGTTAAATGGTCGTCTCTTTTATAACGATTCAAAGGCAACGAATATTTTAGCTACAAAATCAGCATTATCTGCGTTTGACCAACCAGTCATTTTATTAGCAGGTGGGCTTGATCGCGGTAATGGTTTTGATGAATTAATCCCATCTTTAAAAAATGTAAAAGCACTCATTGCTTTTGGACAAACGAAAGAAAAACTAGCTAAAATGGCCAAATCTGCACGGTTAGAAAATATATTTATTGTCGATAATGTGAAAGAAGCGGTCCCCTTGAGCTATTCATTGTCAGAAGAAGGCGATGTAATACTTTTATCACCAGCATGTGCAAGCTGGGATCAATATAAAAGTTTTGAAGTAAGAGGAGACATTTTTACAAGTGCTGTGCATAAGTTAGAATAG